From a single Nematostella vectensis chromosome 3, jaNemVect1.1, whole genome shotgun sequence genomic region:
- the LOC125556702 gene encoding uncharacterized protein LOC125556702, with protein MCADFRARMVVLTLFRFFSLFLFLSLMVQGNTKQDMHQVYRNSIPSLAYPDKKLKGSAIKAVPSPSLVSCAQECLKLFPRCKSYNYITTSMICELNSIGVSGSLIEQLEQMEPASKTVFTQVLDQAMLFKQCSDHFKYGVTQNGLYYLQDTHHNWYSVYCDFTSEAGKAWTLVLSFSYANRVKPEFSSIPFFNDSTFSEDSPNWEAYRLSKPRMESLQNASTYWRVTCDFASNAIDYTDYLRARISELDLLTFQGLNKCGKVEYINVMGHNCTGCTVPFFQENWMMLHHDSSLNSKCEFLPTNGSVESQDNFGLYQYANSNFRCTASYEATTNYWFGTKI; from the exons ATGTGTGCCGATTTCCGTGCAAGAATGGTAGTTCTTACTTTGTTTCGATTCTTTAGCCTCTTTCTCTTCCTCTCGCTGATGGTGCAGGGAAACACCAAGCAAGACATGCACCAAGTTTACCGTAACAGCATTCCCTCACTTGCCTACCCCGACAAGAAGCTCAAAGGCTCCGCTATCAAGGCCGTGCCATCTCCGAGCCTCGTCTCGTGTGCCCAGGAGTGTCTGAAGCTCTTCCCGCGCTGCAAGTCGTACAATTATATCACCACTTCTATGATTTGCGAGTTGAACAGCATCGGAGTGTCGGGATCATTGATCGAACAACTCGAGCAAATGGAGCCCGCCTCGAAGACAGTGTTTACTCAAGTACTGGACCAAGCG ATGCTGTTCAAGCAATGTAGCGACCACTTCAAGTACGGCGTGACGCAAAACGGCCTTTACTACCTACAAGATACTCATCACAACTGGTACTCAGTCTACTGCGACTTCACATCAGAGGCCGGGAAGGCCTGGACACTGGTTTTATCTTTTAGCTACGCAAACCGCGTTAAACCCGAGTTCTCCTCAATCCCCTTCTTCAATGACTCCACCTTCTCAGAAGATAGCCCTAACTGGGAGGCGTACAGACTTTCTAAACCAAGAATGGAGTCGCTACAAAATGCGTCAACATACTGGCGAGTCACCTGTGACTTCGCCTCCAATGCAATCGATTATACAGATTATTTAAGAGCAAGAATAAGCGAGCTCGATTTGCTGACATTCCAGGGTCTAAATAAGTGCGGTAAAGTTGAGTACATCAATGTAATGGGCCATAACTGCACAGGGTGCACAGTGCCATTCTTCCAGGAGAATTGGATGATGCTTCATCATGACAGCTCACTTAATTCCAAATGCGAATTTCTTCCAACTAATGGTAGTGTGGAAAGTCAAGACAACTTTGGATTATATCAGTATGCAAACTCAAATTTTCGGTGCACTGCATCTTATGAGGCGACGACCAATTACTGGTTTGGAACGAAGATATAA
- the LOC125561320 gene encoding transcription initiation factor IIB-like, translated as MEERTVERMAEDQSPPYNIPDGPVPEINVSILVSEFVLFDRAHAKYETSRASLEDGGSSNALCNHDDLVTENGVTSCLECGEQMQRAIAHEREWRFYGHSDGKRSSNPSRVQIRRSEDRNIDKDVENMGFSGVIVAKANEIYTQVTKGQIFRGDQRRAVVFACIYYAYKMSGKCQTPKTLMETFGLSKKSCLKGLKIFSINVPKDYLLHGTSPTVVDHIRDVMDKFSASPAQKEEVVQLYYRSKNRSSKLNCARPQSFAAALTYYWIRLKGIYITLKNFSERAGPSELTVGRGAREVATVLGTPNVV; from the coding sequence ATGGAGGAACGAACGGTGGAACGTATGGCTGAAGATCAGTCACCACCATATAATATCCCCGACGGACCGGTACCCGAGATTAACGTCTCCATTCTCGTGTCGGAATTTGTGCTCTTTGACCGGGCCCACGCCAAATACGAGACTAGTAGAGCCTCCTTGGAAGACGGGGGTAGTAGTAACGCCCTTTGCAATCATGACGACCTAGTCACAGAAAACGGGGTCACTAGTTGCTTAGAGTGCGGAGAACAGATGCAGCGTGCAATCGCGCACGAAAGGGAATGGCGTTTTTACGGACATTCCGACGGCAAACGGTCTTCGAATCCAAGTCGGGTCCAGATACGTAGGTCTGAGGATAGAAATATTGACAAGGATGTGGAAAACATGGGTTTTAGTGGGGTAATTGTAGCCAAAGCTAACGAGATATACACTCAGGTGACGAAAGGCCAGATTTTCCGCGGCGACCAACGGAGGGCGGTCGTCTTTGCGTGTATCTACTACGCCTATAAGATGTCTGGTAAGTGTCAGACACCGAAAACCTTGATGGAAACTTTTGGATTGAGCAAGAAGAGTTGCCTTAAGGGTCTAAAAATCTTTAGTATTAACGTGCCTAAAGATTACTTACTGCACGGAACGTCTCCCACCGTCGTGGATCACATTCGCGACGTGATGGACAAATTCTCGGCGTCCCCCGCACAGAAGGAAGAAGTGGTCCAGCTCTACTACAGATCTAAGAACCGCTCTTCCAAGTTGAATTGCGCTCGCCCACAATCCTTCGCGGCTGCTTTAACCTATTACTGGATACGGCTAAAGGGGATCTATATTACTCTTAAAAATTTCTCCGAAAGGGCCGGCCCCTCCGAGTTGACCGTCGGTAGGGGGGCGAGGGAAGTGGCTACAGTCCTAGGTACGCCCAACGTGGTGTGA
- the LOC125561322 gene encoding uncharacterized protein LOC125561322 has product MRVPFVVYADFESFTENIDTCSPDGSKSFTKQYQKHKPSGFCYLIKCFDGDISPSELVRYTAESPDEDIPQLFVESLESDIKKIYDKFRFPKKVKMTPKDKIAYNDATHCHICEGKLGEDKVLDHCPLTGKYRGAAHNACNLDHKIPKFFPVFFHNLSGYDSHLFIKNLGASEGKISCIPNNEEKYISFTKQVVVDSFTNKKGNKIDVKRDIRFIDSFKFMSASLDSLVGNMSRECFKNLAKYYEGEELQLLLRKGVFPYDWFDGFSKLDATQLPQREAFHSILNGTEISEEDHLHARRVWEVFGMGTMRDYHNLYLESDVLLLADVFENFRDVCLKNYDLDPAWYYTAPGLAWDAALKTTKVRLELLTDYDMLLMIEKGIRGGVSMISNRHGEANNPYMKEWMGDQELSGWRDRPCILEVDLEYPHHLHDLHNDYPLAPESIGLGKVDKLVPNLNDKTKYVIHHETQSFGLKVTKIHRGVTFEESAWLEPYIDLNTDLRAKATNDFEKDFFKLMNNSVFGKTMENIRNRVDIRLVTDEKQAKKLISNPNYQHRTIFCENLVAIHMKKTKLTFNKPVYLGMSILDISKTLMYDFHYNFVKPKYGEAAKLLFTDTDSLDV; this is encoded by the exons atgcgtGTCCCCTTTGTTGTCTATGCCGACTTTGAGAGCTTCACAGAGAATATAGACACTTGCTCCCCAGATGGGAGTAAAAGCTTCACTAAGCAATACCAGAAGCACAAACCGTCTGGTTTCTGCTATCTCATCAAGTGTTTCGACGGAGATATATCCCCATCCGAGCTTGTACGGTACACAGCTGAATCTCCAGACGAAGATATCCCACAGCTTTTCGTAGAGTCTTTGGAgtcagacattaagaaaatttacgaTAAGTTCAGGTTCCCTAAGAAGGTAAAAATGACTCCGAAGGACAAAATCGCCTATAACGACGCCACTCACTGCCACATTTGTGAGGGTAAATTAGGGGAAGACAAGGTTTTGGACCATTGCCCCCTTACAGGGAAGTACAGAGGTGCTGCTCACAACGCATGCAACTTAGATCACAAAATTCCAAAGTTCTTTCCTGTTTTCTTCCACAACCTGTCCGGGTACGACAGTCATTTGTTTATCAAGAACCTAGGCGCGTCGGAGGGTAAGATAAGTTGCATACCTAATAACGAGGAAAAGTATATCTCTTTCACGAAACAGGTCGTGGTCGACAGTTTCACGAACAAGAAGGGCAACAAGATTGATGTTAAACGTGATATCAGATTTATCGACAGTTTCAAGTTTATGTCGGCCAGTCTCGACAGTCTAGTAGGTAACATGTCAAGGGAGTGCTTCAAAAACCTGGCGAAGTActatgagggggaggagcTCCAGCTGTTGTTGAGGAAGGGTGTTTTCCCTTACGACTGGTTCGACGGCTTTAGCAAGCTCGACGCAACACAGCTCCCACAGAGAGAGGCATTCCACTCCATACTCAACGGCACCGAAATATCGGAGGAGGATCACCTGCACGCGCGGAGAGTGTGGGAGGTCTTTGGGATGGGGACCATGAGGGATTACCACAATCTGTATCTAGAGTCGGATGTGTTGCTTTTAGCTGACGTTTTCGAGAACTTTAGAGACGTTTGTCTCAAGAATTACGATCTGGACCCCGCTTGGTACTACACAGCGCCAGGGCTGGCTTGGGATGCAGCcttgaagaccaccaaggtgaGGCTGGAGCTTCTGACGGACTATGACATGTTGCTCATGATTGAGAAGGGCATCCGCGGGGGTGTCTCCATGATAAGCAACAGACATGGGGAGGCAAATAACCCTTACATGAAGGA gtggatgggtgaccaagaGCTGTCAGGTTGGAGAGACCGCCCATGCATTCTGGAGGTTGACTTGGAGTACCCCCACCACCTACATGACTTACACAATGACTACCCACTAGCCCCGGAATCTATCGGGCTAGGCAAGGTGGACAAGTTGGTCCCCAACCTCAACGACAAGACAAAGTACGTTATCCACCATGAGACTCAGAGTTTTGGGCTAAAAGTCACCAAGATTCACAGGGGTGTCACTTTTGAGGAGTCTGCGTGGCTGGAGCCCTACATTGACTTGAACACCGATCTGAGAGCCAAGGCGACTAATGATTTTGAGAAGGACTTCTTCAAGTTGATGAACAACTCCGTCTTTGGGAAAACCATGGAGAACATTAGGAACAGGGTGGACATTCGCTTGGTGACGGACGAGAAGCAGGCCAAAAAGCTCATATCAAATCCGAACTATCAACATCGCACCATCTTTTGCGAGAATCTAGTCGCCATTCacatgaagaagacaaagTTAACCTTCAACAAACCCGTTTACTTGGGTATGTCCATCCTGGATATAAGCAAGACGCTCATGTATGATTTCCATTACAACTTTGTCAAACCCAAGTATGGTGAGGCGGCTAAGCTCTTATTTACCGATACGGACAGCCTCGATGTATGA
- the LOC5497916 gene encoding uncharacterized protein LOC5497916 encodes MVVLTLFRFLSLFLFLFLSLMVQGNTKQDMHQVYRNSIPSLAYPDKELKGSAIKAVPSPSLVSCAQECLKLFPRCKSYNYITTSMICELNSIGVSGSLIEQLEQMEPASKTVFTQVLDQTMLFKQCSDHFKYGVTQNGLYYLQDTHHNWYPVYCDFTSEAGKAWTLVLSFSYANHAMPEFFSIPFLDDGSLSEDSPNWEAYRLSKPRMEWLQQVSTHWRVTCDFEVKTIDYRDYLRARMSEMDLLTFYGSPKCGKVEYINVMGHNCTECTALFVQSSSAIFHHDSTKSFSCTFPPTAGSVSSQDNFGLYEYANSNFRCSSTSQATTNYWFGAEI; translated from the exons ATGGTAGTTCTTACTTTGTTTCGATTCTTAAGcctctttctctttctctttctctcgCTGATGGTGCAGGGAAACACCAAGCAAGACATGCACCAAGTTTACCGTAACAGCATTCCCTCACTTGCCTACCCCGACAAAGAGCTCAAGGGCTCCGCTATCAAGGCCGTGCCATCTCCGAGCCTCGTCTCGTGTGCCCAGGAGTGTCTGAAGCTCTTCCCGCGCTGCAAGTCGTACAATTATATCACCACTTCTATGATTTGCGAGTTGAATAGCATCGGAGTGTCGGGATCATTGATCGAACAACTCGAGCAAATGGAGCCCGCCTCGAAGACAGTGTTTACTCAAGTACTGGACCAAACG ATGCTGTTCAAGCAATGTAGCGACCACTTCAAGTACGGCGTGACGCAAAACGGCCTTTACTACCTACAAGATACTCATCACAACTGGTACCCAGTCTACTGCGACTTCACATCAGAGGCCGGGAAGGCCTGGACACTGGTTTTATCTTTCAGCTATGCAAACCACGCTATGCCCGAGTTCTTCTCAATTCCCTTCTTAGATGATGGCTCTCTCTCAGAAGATAGCCCTAACTGGGAGGCGTACAGACTTTCCAAACCCAGAATGGAATGGCTTCAACAAGTGTCCACCCACTGGAGAGTGACTTGTGACTTTGAAGTGAAAACCATCGATTACCGGGATTATTTAAGAGCGAGAATGAGCGAGATGGATTTGCTTACATTCTACGGTTCACCAAAGTGTGGTAAAGTTGAGTACATCAACGTAATGGGTCATAACTGTACTGAATGCACAGCATTATTCGTCCAGTCGAGTTCGGCGATATTTCATCATGACAGCACAAAAAGTTTCTCCTGCACTTTTCCTCCAACTGCTGGAAGCGTAAGCAGTCAAGACAACTTTGGCTTGTATGAGTACGCAAACTCGAATTTTCGCTGCTCGTCTACCAGTCAGGCAACGACAAACTACTGGTTTGGAGCGGAGATCTAA